From Leptotrichia wadei, one genomic window encodes:
- a CDS encoding BMP family lipoprotein has protein sequence MKRIVTIFSVIFALMLIAACGNKPATGEQVKDGKTFTDSTNSKKSVAVVYSTGGKGDKSFNDATFRGLQKAQKELGISFKEYEPKDPATEAKNALTQFAETGEFDLIIAVGYTMKDSLVAVAKAFPDQKFAIIDETVTGLPNVTSILFKEHEGSFLVGALAGMMDKTGTIGFVGANESELINRFYAGYAQGARYIKPSIKVLPVYIGGSNSFNDQASAKAKTETLIQQGADVIYHAAGASGLGVFQAVKEKNVYGIGVDSNQDSLYPGTILTSMMKYVDNAVFDVIKTTVEGKFQAKVQTFGIKENGVGTTDFEFTKDKIGEENIKRLEQIKQDIKDGKIVVKPSI, from the coding sequence ATGAAAAGAATTGTAACAATTTTTAGTGTAATTTTTGCACTAATGTTAATCGCAGCTTGTGGAAATAAGCCAGCTACTGGAGAGCAGGTAAAAGATGGAAAAACTTTTACTGATTCAACAAATTCTAAAAAATCTGTTGCAGTAGTTTACTCTACAGGTGGAAAAGGTGACAAATCGTTTAATGATGCGACTTTTAGAGGATTACAAAAGGCTCAGAAGGAGCTTGGGATTTCTTTTAAAGAATACGAGCCAAAAGATCCAGCGACAGAAGCAAAAAATGCTTTGACACAATTTGCAGAAACTGGAGAATTTGACTTGATTATCGCAGTTGGTTATACAATGAAGGATTCACTAGTTGCAGTAGCAAAAGCATTCCCTGATCAAAAATTTGCAATAATTGACGAAACTGTAACTGGCCTTCCAAATGTTACTTCTATCTTGTTTAAAGAACATGAAGGATCATTCCTTGTAGGTGCATTAGCCGGAATGATGGACAAGACAGGAACTATTGGATTTGTCGGAGCAAATGAATCTGAATTAATTAATAGATTTTATGCTGGATATGCACAAGGTGCAAGATATATAAAACCTAGCATCAAAGTTTTACCTGTTTATATCGGAGGAAGCAATTCTTTCAATGACCAGGCATCAGCTAAAGCAAAAACAGAAACATTAATTCAACAAGGTGCAGATGTAATTTATCACGCAGCTGGAGCAAGCGGACTTGGAGTATTCCAAGCAGTTAAAGAAAAAAATGTTTATGGAATTGGTGTAGATTCTAACCAAGATTCCCTATATCCTGGAACAATCTTAACTTCTATGATGAAATATGTTGACAATGCAGTATTTGATGTTATAAAAACTACTGTTGAAGGAAAATTCCAAGCAAAAGTCCAAACTTTCGGAATCAAGGAAAATGGAGTAGGAACTACAGACTTTGAATTTACAAAGGATAAAATTGGTGAAGAAAACATCAAACGTCTTGAACAAATTAAACAAGATATTAAAGATGGAAAAATTGTAGTAAAACCTTCAATATAA
- a CDS encoding thymidine phosphorylase, with translation MRAVDIIQKKRDNNELSETEIEFLLNGYLSGNIPDYQMAAFLMAVYFNDMTKNELLKFTMLMRDSGDTIKFEGINRFLVDKHSTGGVGDKVTVILSPILSALGMANVKLSGKGLGHTGGTIDKFESIQGFKFSTTKEEITKIANKTGIGLMGYSNKIVPLDKKLYSLRDVTATVPSIPLIASSIMSKKLAIHSDVIILDVKVGDGAFMKNLDQAKKLAERMMEIGKGAGRKVKVVLSNMDEPLGYAVGNANEIIEAIEFLKGNYADDVKKVVYTIAGLALKEKGEISELCEAYEKIDKVIKNGSALRILGEFIGESGGNKELVNNYDLLPKAKYKMEIFSENAGYIKRIKTEKIGKAAMIIGAGRAKKGDEIDHSAGINIFKKAGEKIAKNEKIAEIYYNDNKNITESQNMVLEAFELTKEKVEKPEAILEIIE, from the coding sequence ATGAGAGCAGTCGACATAATTCAAAAAAAGCGTGATAATAACGAACTTTCAGAAACGGAAATTGAATTTTTATTAAATGGGTATTTATCGGGAAATATACCCGATTATCAGATGGCGGCATTTCTTATGGCTGTTTATTTCAACGATATGACAAAAAACGAATTGTTAAAATTTACAATGTTAATGCGAGATTCTGGAGATACTATAAAATTTGAGGGAATAAATAGGTTTCTTGTGGACAAGCACAGTACTGGCGGGGTTGGCGATAAAGTTACAGTTATTCTTTCTCCTATTTTATCGGCACTTGGAATGGCAAATGTAAAGCTATCTGGAAAGGGTCTTGGACATACTGGCGGAACAATTGACAAATTTGAATCAATTCAAGGCTTTAAATTTTCAACAACAAAAGAAGAAATCACAAAAATTGCCAACAAAACTGGAATTGGTCTTATGGGCTACAGCAATAAAATTGTCCCTCTTGACAAAAAATTATACTCTTTACGTGATGTTACGGCAACTGTTCCAAGTATTCCGCTAATTGCAAGCAGCATTATGAGCAAAAAACTGGCAATTCATTCGGATGTTATAATTCTTGATGTAAAAGTTGGAGATGGAGCTTTTATGAAAAATTTGGATCAAGCTAAAAAATTAGCAGAACGAATGATGGAAATTGGCAAAGGAGCAGGCAGAAAAGTTAAGGTTGTGCTTAGCAATATGGATGAGCCGCTGGGATATGCAGTTGGAAATGCGAATGAAATTATTGAGGCAATAGAATTTTTAAAGGGAAACTATGCTGATGATGTGAAAAAAGTTGTCTATACAATCGCAGGTCTTGCATTAAAGGAAAAAGGTGAAATATCAGAACTTTGTGAGGCTTATGAAAAAATAGACAAAGTTATAAAAAATGGAAGCGCATTACGGATATTAGGTGAATTTATTGGAGAAAGCGGCGGAAATAAGGAACTTGTAAATAATTACGATTTGCTTCCAAAAGCCAAATATAAAATGGAAATTTTTTCTGAAAATGCAGGATATATAAAAAGAATAAAAACAGAAAAAATTGGAAAGGCTGCAATGATTATTGGTGCTGGCCGTGCTAAAAAAGGAGATGAGATTGATCATTCGGCAGGAATAAATATTTTTAAGAAAGCAGGAGAAAAAATTGCGAAAAATGAAAAAATTGCTGAAATTTACTATAATGACAATAAAAATATAACCGAATCTCAAAATATGGTCTTGGAGGCTTTTGAACTGACTAAAGAAAAAGTTGAAAAACCAGAAGCTATTTTAGAAATAATTGAATAA
- the secA gene encoding preprotein translocase subunit SecA codes for MLKKLGEKIFGTSDDREIKKMQKLVNKINEIEPIFEKLTDEQLQHKTVEFKERLAKESLDDILVEAFATVRETAKRLLGMRHYDVQLIGGMILHKGSIAEMKTGEGKTLMSTLAIYLNALPGKGVHVVTVNDYLAKRDRDIMAGLFEFLGLTSGVVVGNITPEQRKNAYNCDITYGTNNEFGFDYLRDNMVGELDEKVQRGHNYVIVDEIDSILIDEARTPLIISGAAEETTEWYNTFAEVAKKLKRSYKTEEIKDKKNTVIPDEDWEDYEVDEKSHTVTITDKGIKNVERILKIENLYSPEYVELTHFLTQALKAKELFKLDRDYIINDDNEVIIVDEFTGRLMEGRRYSDGLHQAIEAKEKLEVAGENQTLATITLQNYFRMYEKLSGMTGTAKTEEDEFKQIYKLKVIVVPTNRPVARVDLPDVIYMNKNAKYKAIARKIEELYEKGQPVLVGTASIQHSEEVSALLKKAKIPHEILNAKHHEREAEIIAQAGRFKTVTIATNMAGRGTDIKLGGDAESFATKVAVKGTPEYEDVYKTYAKECEEDKKRVIEAGGLFILGTERHESRRIDNQLRGRAGRQGDPGTSEFYLSLDDDLMRLFGGDKLKAMMKMLKIDEDEEIRHKQISKSVENAQKRIESRNFSSRKSLIEYDDVNNTQREVVYEQRDAILKNENLKELITGMISDTVDDIVNSAYVGEGNGEKDFNLLADKLQETFEYEISEDLQDASAEEISDKVYDDLIKVYDEKEEAVGSEVFRRIERYIMLEVLDSKWRQHLKDLTELREGIRLRSYGQRNPIHDYKIVAFDVYNEMIDAIKRETSSFILKLRVRSEEDTNNLTHEEVSNVKYEHNENEMIGDDVPNDAINEPRRPLSRRERRERERRNV; via the coding sequence ATGTTAAAAAAATTAGGAGAAAAAATATTTGGTACATCAGATGATAGAGAAATAAAAAAAATGCAGAAATTGGTAAATAAAATTAATGAAATTGAACCGATTTTTGAAAAACTGACAGATGAGCAGCTGCAGCATAAAACTGTGGAATTTAAAGAAAGACTGGCAAAGGAGTCACTTGATGACATATTGGTGGAAGCATTTGCGACAGTGAGAGAAACTGCTAAAAGACTATTAGGAATGCGTCATTATGATGTTCAGCTTATTGGTGGAATGATTTTGCATAAGGGAAGCATTGCGGAAATGAAGACAGGGGAAGGAAAAACCCTTATGTCAACACTTGCAATTTATTTAAACGCATTGCCAGGAAAAGGAGTTCATGTTGTAACGGTTAATGATTATCTTGCAAAGCGGGATAGAGATATTATGGCTGGACTTTTTGAGTTTTTAGGGCTAACTTCAGGAGTTGTTGTTGGAAATATTACGCCAGAACAAAGAAAAAATGCATATAACTGTGATATTACTTATGGAACTAACAATGAATTTGGATTTGACTATTTGAGAGATAATATGGTTGGAGAACTCGATGAGAAGGTTCAACGTGGGCATAATTATGTTATTGTCGATGAAATAGATTCGATTTTGATTGATGAAGCGAGAACACCGCTTATTATTTCGGGAGCTGCTGAAGAAACTACAGAGTGGTATAACACTTTTGCAGAAGTTGCTAAAAAACTTAAAAGAAGTTACAAGACTGAAGAAATTAAAGATAAGAAAAATACAGTTATCCCTGATGAAGACTGGGAAGACTATGAAGTTGATGAAAAGTCGCATACGGTTACGATTACTGATAAAGGGATTAAAAATGTTGAAAGAATATTGAAAATTGAAAATTTGTATTCGCCAGAATATGTTGAACTGACACATTTTTTGACACAGGCATTGAAGGCAAAGGAATTATTTAAACTAGATAGAGATTATATTATTAATGATGATAATGAAGTTATTATAGTTGATGAATTTACTGGGCGTCTTATGGAAGGAAGACGTTATTCAGATGGGCTGCATCAGGCTATAGAAGCTAAGGAAAAATTGGAAGTTGCAGGAGAAAATCAGACACTTGCGACAATTACACTGCAAAACTATTTTAGAATGTATGAAAAACTTTCTGGAATGACAGGGACTGCAAAAACAGAAGAAGATGAATTTAAACAAATTTATAAGTTAAAAGTTATTGTAGTGCCTACAAATAGACCTGTAGCCAGAGTTGACCTGCCAGATGTAATCTATATGAATAAAAATGCTAAATATAAAGCAATTGCAAGAAAAATAGAAGAGCTTTATGAAAAGGGACAGCCAGTTCTTGTCGGTACAGCTTCAATACAACATTCTGAAGAAGTATCAGCACTTCTTAAAAAGGCAAAAATTCCGCATGAAATATTAAATGCAAAACATCACGAAAGAGAAGCGGAAATCATAGCACAGGCTGGACGTTTTAAAACAGTAACGATTGCGACAAATATGGCAGGACGTGGAACAGATATAAAACTTGGTGGAGATGCAGAGTCTTTTGCTACAAAAGTTGCAGTTAAGGGAACACCAGAATATGAAGATGTTTATAAAACTTATGCGAAGGAATGCGAAGAGGACAAAAAACGGGTTATCGAAGCTGGAGGGCTGTTTATTTTAGGAACTGAAAGACACGAAAGCAGACGTATTGACAATCAGTTAAGAGGACGTGCTGGACGTCAAGGAGATCCAGGAACATCTGAATTTTATTTGTCGCTAGATGATGACTTGATGAGATTGTTTGGTGGAGATAAGTTAAAAGCAATGATGAAAATGTTAAAAATTGATGAAGATGAGGAAATTCGTCATAAACAAATCAGTAAATCTGTAGAAAATGCGCAAAAACGTATTGAAAGCAGAAACTTTTCATCAAGAAAAAGCCTTATTGAATATGATGATGTAAACAATACTCAAAGGGAAGTTGTCTATGAACAAAGGGATGCCATTTTGAAAAATGAAAATCTTAAGGAATTGATTACTGGAATGATTTCAGATACAGTGGACGATATTGTAAATTCAGCTTATGTTGGTGAAGGCAATGGAGAAAAGGACTTCAATTTATTGGCAGACAAACTTCAAGAAACATTTGAATATGAAATTTCAGAAGACTTACAAGATGCAAGCGCTGAAGAAATTTCTGACAAAGTTTATGATGACTTGATAAAAGTTTATGATGAAAAGGAAGAAGCTGTTGGAAGTGAAGTATTTAGAAGAATCGAAAGATATATTATGTTAGAAGTGCTGGATTCTAAATGGCGACAACATTTGAAGGATTTGACAGAACTGCGTGAAGGAATAAGATTGCGTTCTTATGGACAAAGAAATCCAATTCACGATTATAAAATTGTAGCTTTCGATGTTTATAATGAAATGATAGATGCAATAAAACGTGAAACAAGTTCATTTATCCTTAAACTAAGAGTTCGTAGCGAAGAAGATACAAATAATTTGACACATGAAGAAGTTTCAAATGTAAAATACGAACATAATGAAAATGAAATGATTGGTGACGATGTTCCAAATGATGCGATAAACGAACCAAGACGTCCGCTTTCACGAAGGGAAAGAAGAGAACGTGAAAGAAGAAACGTGTAA
- the nspC gene encoding carboxynorspermidine decarboxylase produces MPKNKYIDMDITNLPTPAFIVDERLLKRNLEILKSVIDRTGCKILLAQKGFSMFYFYPLIGKYLNGTTASSLFEARLGYEEMELKNTERKLETHIFNPSYREDEFDEIMKITNHIVFNSFNQWRKFKDKVREFEEKNGKKISCGLRLNPEFSEVETEIYNPAGRFSRFGVTLENFREDEIEGLDGFHFHALCEQNSDALENVLKIFEKKFGKYLYDMKWLNFGGGHHITRADYDVEKLIKWINYIKEKYDVEVYLEPGEAVALNTGFLVSEVLDITKNEMDILLMDTSASCHMPDVIEMPYRPFIFGSGIPGEKKYTYRLGGPTCLAGDIIGDYSFDEPVKVGDKLIFTDMAHYSMVKTNTFNGINLPAIAVYTEKGGVEVIRRFTYEDFRNRLS; encoded by the coding sequence ATGCCAAAAAATAAATATATTGATATGGATATAACAAATTTGCCAACGCCAGCGTTTATAGTAGATGAGAGATTGCTTAAAAGAAATCTTGAAATATTGAAAAGTGTAATTGATAGGACAGGATGTAAAATATTGCTTGCACAAAAGGGATTTTCAATGTTTTATTTTTATCCGCTAATTGGAAAATATTTGAATGGAACTACGGCAAGTTCGCTGTTTGAAGCAAGACTTGGGTATGAGGAAATGGAATTGAAAAATACGGAAAGAAAACTGGAAACCCATATTTTTAATCCATCTTACAGGGAAGATGAATTTGATGAAATTATGAAAATTACAAATCATATTGTGTTTAATTCCTTTAATCAATGGAGAAAATTTAAAGATAAAGTAAGGGAATTTGAAGAAAAAAATGGCAAGAAAATTAGTTGCGGGCTTAGATTGAATCCAGAATTTTCTGAAGTTGAAACAGAAATTTATAATCCTGCGGGAAGATTTTCCAGATTTGGAGTGACGCTTGAAAATTTTAGGGAAGATGAGATTGAAGGGTTGGATGGATTTCATTTTCATGCGCTTTGTGAGCAAAATTCAGATGCCTTGGAAAATGTTCTAAAGATTTTTGAAAAAAAATTTGGAAAATATTTGTATGATATGAAATGGCTGAATTTTGGGGGCGGACATCATATTACAAGGGCGGATTATGATGTTGAGAAACTTATAAAATGGATAAATTATATTAAAGAAAAATATGATGTTGAAGTTTATTTGGAGCCTGGTGAAGCAGTTGCACTAAATACGGGATTCTTGGTTTCAGAAGTTTTGGATATTACAAAAAATGAGATGGATATTTTGTTGATGGATACTTCAGCTTCCTGCCATATGCCAGATGTAATTGAAATGCCGTATCGTCCATTTATTTTTGGTTCAGGAATACCAGGAGAAAAAAAATATACTTATAGATTGGGAGGGCCTACTTGCCTTGCTGGAGATATAATTGGTGACTATTCCTTTGATGAGCCGGTAAAAGTGGGAGATAAGCTGATTTTTACTGATATGGCACATTACAGTATGGTAAAGACAAATACTTTTAATGGGATAAATTTGCCTGCGATTGCGGTTTATACTGAAAAAGGCGGAGTTGAAGTTATTAGAAGATTTACGTATGAGGATTTTAGAAATAGATTGTCGTAA
- a CDS encoding ABC transporter permease — MDFLESLKLSLSNLLSYKVRSFLTMLGIIIGIGAVIMMSSLGAGMKQNITGDLNKLGVGNFNISIDTSPGQTYKTEDLMTEKDIENIKKIEEVEAVSPTSSAFARIEIDGNTKMFMGTGVTEDYFKISNFTIVKGRKFLPSEYKKDGRFIIIDSSTAEQLYPDENPIGKKVTLNFKKNRYELVIVGVYKDPYSSLNFGGGGGAPSSGLIPNQFLVFINGGEQNKFEELQVKATSANSLNIAMAEVKDLMSRRGSSFDKYNVRSESSGLDQFNNILNMVTLFISGVAGISLFVGGIGVMNIMLVSVTERIREVGLRKALGARTKDILVQFLIEAVILTFFGGIIGVAIGYSLALLIGIFIKTSPILSPGVVLICIFVSTIIGLVFGVYPAKKAAALEPMEALRTD; from the coding sequence ATGGATTTTTTAGAATCACTAAAGTTATCTTTATCCAATTTGCTTAGTTATAAAGTGAGATCATTTTTGACGATGTTAGGTATAATAATTGGGATAGGAGCAGTTATTATGATGTCGTCATTGGGAGCTGGAATGAAGCAAAATATAACAGGGGATTTAAATAAGCTAGGAGTGGGAAATTTTAATATTTCGATTGACACTTCTCCTGGACAAACTTATAAAACTGAGGATCTGATGACAGAAAAGGATATTGAAAACATAAAAAAAATAGAAGAAGTTGAAGCAGTTAGTCCAACTTCTAGTGCCTTTGCCAGAATTGAAATTGATGGAAATACAAAAATGTTTATGGGTACAGGAGTCACAGAAGATTACTTTAAAATATCAAATTTTACTATAGTGAAGGGAAGAAAATTTTTACCCAGTGAATATAAAAAAGACGGAAGATTTATAATAATCGACAGTTCCACAGCAGAACAGTTATATCCAGATGAAAATCCAATAGGAAAAAAAGTAACTCTAAATTTTAAAAAGAACAGATATGAGTTAGTTATTGTCGGAGTGTATAAAGATCCTTATTCTAGTTTAAATTTTGGAGGTGGAGGAGGTGCCCCGTCGAGCGGGCTTATACCAAATCAGTTTTTAGTATTTATTAATGGAGGGGAGCAGAATAAGTTTGAAGAGCTGCAAGTAAAGGCAACTTCTGCAAATTCGTTAAATATTGCAATGGCCGAAGTTAAAGATTTAATGTCAAGAAGAGGAAGTTCTTTTGACAAATATAACGTGAGATCAGAAAGTTCTGGACTAGATCAATTTAATAATATTTTGAATATGGTAACTTTATTTATCAGCGGAGTTGCTGGAATTTCATTATTTGTTGGTGGAATTGGAGTGATGAATATTATGCTTGTCAGTGTTACAGAAAGAATAAGGGAAGTTGGTCTAAGGAAAGCGTTGGGGGCTAGAACAAAGGACATTCTTGTGCAGTTCTTGATTGAAGCGGTAATTTTAACATTTTTTGGAGGTATAATTGGAGTTGCAATTGGATATTCTTTGGCACTTCTAATCGGTATATTTATTAAGACATCTCCAATATTAAGCCCAGGTGTAGTACTTATATGTATATTTGTTTCTACAATTATTGGACTTGTATTTGGAGTTTATCCAGCTAAAAAGGCTGCTGCATTGGAACCGATGGAGGCTTTGAGAACTGATTAA
- a CDS encoding ABC transporter ATP-binding protein, translating into MIDVKDIVKTYKNGNLELTVLKGLNLSVKKGEFVAFMGPSGSGKSTLMNILGCLDSLTSGTYILDGQDVSRIKGDALAKVRNEKIGFVFQTFNLLPKMNAVENVALPALYAGVKKSERIKRAIEALESVGLGDRIHHKPNEMSGGQRQRVAIARAIINNPNILLADEPTGNLDSKSTEEILEIFKKLNDKGTTIVMVTHEEDVAEHCKRIIRLKDGVIEKDEIVVNRRGV; encoded by the coding sequence ATGATAGACGTAAAAGATATTGTAAAGACTTATAAAAATGGAAATTTAGAATTGACCGTATTAAAAGGACTTAATCTATCGGTCAAAAAAGGAGAGTTTGTCGCATTTATGGGACCAAGTGGAAGTGGAAAATCCACACTTATGAACATTTTGGGCTGTCTTGACAGTCTGACTTCAGGAACATATATTTTGGATGGTCAAGATGTTTCTAGAATAAAAGGCGATGCACTAGCAAAAGTGAGAAATGAAAAAATTGGATTCGTGTTTCAGACTTTTAATTTGCTTCCTAAAATGAATGCTGTTGAAAATGTCGCACTTCCAGCACTTTATGCAGGAGTGAAAAAGTCAGAAAGAATAAAAAGAGCAATAGAAGCACTTGAAAGTGTAGGGCTTGGAGATAGGATTCATCATAAGCCAAATGAAATGTCTGGAGGACAAAGGCAAAGAGTTGCAATTGCGAGAGCCATTATTAATAATCCAAACATACTTTTAGCGGATGAACCAACTGGAAATTTAGATTCCAAATCAACTGAAGAAATTTTGGAAATCTTTAAAAAATTAAACGATAAAGGAACAACGATTGTTATGGTAACTCACGAGGAAGATGTCGCCGAACATTGTAAAAGAATTATTAGATTAAAAGACGGCGTAATTGAAAAAGATGAGATTGTTGTAAATCGGAGAGGAGTGTAA
- a CDS encoding efflux RND transporter periplasmic adaptor subunit has product MEKNYILKDKKDKKNIAKIFSIFSILLFCLISCGKKDEGAEYEVTRVGMGDISLSVSKTGQVVSDNVVSVYTSSSQRVKDVFFKTGDNVKKGDVVVTFYPADKNETLRKIQMKNLEIQKYERNLASAQSSLRRKKETKNLEIQQKSRDLHNAEELYKVGGETRVNVDDARKALRTSRLESDTVDSEERTNIEDARTALKTARLELATLQEDMTLIKNEITSPVDGVITEMTADENYKVNTESTLFKVSDSKNMKVEVSLSDTQVKDIEVGQRVEITSDALPKGEKVEGYVSQIAGVAKKSENLDESNTTVTIKMNDTKNLRPGTTINATIFYEERKNVVKIPYSAVINENEKYFVFTVGKDKKITKREVKVGVSDESNYEIISGLNMGESIISVVDETLKDGQKIKIADPKKPKKDNKKIIKSQDVESVPAGEAAPGGPGPM; this is encoded by the coding sequence ATGGAGAAAAATTATATTTTAAAAGATAAAAAGGATAAAAAAAATATTGCAAAAATATTTTCAATTTTTAGTATTTTATTATTTTGTTTAATTAGTTGTGGAAAAAAAGATGAAGGGGCAGAATATGAAGTGACAAGAGTTGGGATGGGAGATATTTCACTTTCAGTTTCAAAGACAGGACAAGTTGTGTCGGATAATGTAGTGTCGGTTTATACGAGTTCTAGCCAAAGGGTAAAAGATGTATTTTTTAAAACTGGTGATAATGTAAAAAAGGGAGATGTAGTTGTTACATTTTATCCAGCAGATAAAAATGAAACTTTAAGAAAAATACAGATGAAAAATTTGGAAATTCAAAAATATGAGCGAAATTTGGCTAGTGCTCAAAGTTCACTTAGAAGAAAAAAAGAAACTAAAAATTTAGAAATTCAGCAAAAGTCACGAGATTTGCATAATGCTGAAGAGCTTTATAAAGTTGGAGGGGAAACGAGGGTTAATGTGGATGACGCAAGAAAAGCATTAAGAACTTCTAGACTAGAATCTGATACCGTTGATAGTGAAGAAAGAACTAATATAGAAGATGCAAGAACTGCACTAAAGACTGCAAGATTGGAATTGGCGACATTGCAGGAAGATATGACGCTTATAAAAAATGAGATAACAAGTCCAGTAGACGGGGTTATCACAGAAATGACAGCTGATGAAAACTATAAAGTAAATACGGAATCGACTTTGTTCAAGGTGTCGGATTCTAAAAATATGAAAGTAGAGGTAAGCCTTTCAGATACACAAGTAAAAGACATAGAAGTAGGACAAAGAGTGGAAATTACATCAGATGCACTACCTAAGGGGGAAAAAGTGGAAGGATATGTATCGCAAATTGCTGGAGTGGCGAAAAAAAGTGAAAATTTGGATGAAAGTAACACAACCGTCACTATAAAAATGAATGATACAAAAAATTTAAGACCTGGAACTACGATAAACGCCACAATTTTTTATGAAGAAAGAAAAAATGTTGTAAAAATTCCATATAGTGCAGTAATAAACGAAAATGAAAAATATTTTGTATTTACGGTTGGAAAAGATAAAAAAATTACAAAAAGAGAAGTAAAAGTAGGAGTCAGTGATGAAAGCAACTATGAAATAATTTCAGGTTTAAATATGGGAGAAAGCATAATTTCTGTTGTCGATGAAACCTTAAAAGATGGTCAGAAAATAAAAATTGCCGATCCGAAAAAACCTAAAAAAGACAATAAAAAAATAATAAAATCACAAGATGTAGAGAGTGTGCCAGCAGGTGAGGCAGCACCAGGAGGTCCTGGGCCTATGTAA